One Puniceicoccaceae bacterium DNA window includes the following coding sequences:
- a CDS encoding DsbA family protein, producing the protein MLTITYYLDVVSSWCHYVEPVWKRLQERYADAVDFRWQIALIPASGLPGSREEEEWYYRRSGMITRQTSMLNAGWWEAGMSEFLAPNAVAVAARNLGVKGDGVRLALARAAMIEGRPVGRWQESVAVAAAVSGIDAEVLQTEAQRPEVEQAIRDTTEQFYGLSVTQRPAFRLESEIGDVAVFSGLIQETVLVAAIEAMLSDTTAYRSWSAHFGASWDKRDES; encoded by the coding sequence ATGCTTACGATTACTTACTATCTCGATGTGGTTTCCTCCTGGTGCCACTATGTTGAACCCGTTTGGAAGCGCCTGCAGGAACGCTATGCGGATGCGGTTGATTTCCGTTGGCAGATCGCCCTCATTCCCGCATCGGGTCTGCCCGGATCGCGGGAGGAAGAGGAATGGTACTATCGCCGTTCGGGCATGATTACCCGGCAGACGTCCATGCTCAATGCGGGCTGGTGGGAAGCGGGAATGAGCGAGTTCCTCGCGCCCAATGCCGTTGCCGTGGCAGCGCGCAATCTGGGAGTAAAGGGAGATGGGGTTCGGCTCGCGCTTGCCAGGGCAGCCATGATCGAGGGTCGTCCGGTTGGGCGATGGCAGGAATCGGTTGCGGTGGCTGCGGCGGTCAGCGGGATCGATGCCGAGGTGCTGCAAACCGAGGCCCAGCGTCCGGAAGTCGAGCAGGCCATTCGCGATACGACGGAGCAGTTTTATGGCCTCAGTGTGACCCAGCGTCCAGCCTTCCGACTCGAGAGTGAGATTGGCGATGTGGCCGTGTTTTCGGGACTCATTCAGGAAACCGTGCTGGTTGCAGCTATCGAGGCCATGCTGTCAGATACGACCGCTTACCGGAGCTGGAGCGCCCATTTTGGGGCCAGCTGGGATAAGCGAGACGAAAGTTAG